The Schistocerca nitens isolate TAMUIC-IGC-003100 chromosome 7, iqSchNite1.1, whole genome shotgun sequence genome contains a region encoding:
- the LOC126195488 gene encoding uncharacterized protein LOC126195488 — MFVSPVFPSPGRTTLTSAGIPHRALYTSSQTPSTAFYAQQNAPSAQDPGNPEFLPHSMDHAAGQFLGPHARLPFNVPPFAPVKGTLAPTAPDHLYAYPSCRPAHISGDAPAVVPPRHSALNRDLAPLLEIPAAPAVDPPAPAAPCFSCGRTDSVPTWTGYHVSPTQLTDVQRNTSPATEAHFAPVNTVQNPHSLTISTAHLQPERPAVDDLRPHNVERNHARSSATQALIEARRLGQRLPTPPPPDTGDAPRGTLLTLKQTASLAHQVSDSRVLPIPVHDGPQRSSPAKLNAITNGTTHKIVTTDGPPVRHKARRLPPHKLRLAKAAVEELLRTGIVRPSDSN, encoded by the exons ATGTTCGTATCTCCCGTGTTTCCCTCGCCTGGCCGGACGACTCTAACCTCTGCCGGCATACCACACCGGGCGCTGTACACATCGTCGCAGACACCTTCTACGGCATTCTACGCTCAACAGAATGCTCCTTCAGCACAGGACCCCGGAAACCCCGAGTTTCTACCGCACAGCATGGACCACGCGGCTGGCCAGTTTCTGGGTCCACATGCACGGCTGCCGTTTAACGTGCCCCCCTTCGCGCCGGTCAAAGGGACACTCGCGCCAACCGCGCCGGACCATTTATACGCCTACCCGTCCTGCCGCCCCGCGCACATCTCGGGCGACGCACCTGCCGTGGTTCCGCCCCGTCACTCGGCGCTCAATCGCGATCTCGCGCCTCTGCTCGAGATTCCGGCCGCGCCGGCAGTTGACCCGCCCGCGCCTGCCGCGCCGTGCTTTTCGTGTGGCCGCACAGATTCCGTGCCTACATGGACCGGATACCACGTCTCGCCAACACAGCTAACGGACGTTCAACGCAACACATCGCCTGCCACTGAGGCACATTTTGCACCAGTGAACACCGTGCAGAATCCCC ACAGCCTCACGATTTCCACCGCCCATCTCCAGCCTGAACGCCCTGCAGTCGACGACCTCCGTCCTCACAACGTCGAACGGAACCATGCCAGATCATCGGCTACGCAAGCCCTCATCGAGGCACGACGCCTCGGACAACGCCTGCCAACGCCGCCACCACCTGACACCGGAGATGCACCTCGTGGAACTCTGCTGACACTGAAGCAGACTGCTTCCCtggcacatcaggttagtgactctcGTGTGCTACCGATCCCCGTTCACGACGGGCCCCAAAGGAGTTCGCCAGCCAAGCTGAACGCTATTACGAATGGcacgacacacaaaattgtcacgacaGATGGGCCTCCAGTGCGCCATAAAGCGCGCCGGCTGCCACCACATAAACTACGCCTTGCTAAAGCCGCGGTGGAGGAACTTCTAAGGACAGGCATCGTTCGCCCATCGGACAGTAACTAG